In Rhineura floridana isolate rRhiFlo1 chromosome 6, rRhiFlo1.hap2, whole genome shotgun sequence, one genomic interval encodes:
- the TRMT13 gene encoding tRNA:m(4)X modification enzyme TRM13 homolog isoform X2 → MAAEPSVAVSPQPGRCAYFVERKRRFCKMVPAQGKRFCGEHSGHEEENSRKRIPCPLDPKHTVYEDQLQKHLKKCNSREKPKPVYYAQDINAGLKGTTELPGEQVPISTLSEEELEDLIRKLKRASNCINYVLEDQILCHQALREALNDPKNGDAAFKHLKQQASILGNMERLHLLEPGNCFVEFGAGRGKLSHWVDIALQDSKDVHFLLVERATTRFKVDGKHRKNCFERLQVDIQHLCLNNVPVLVKEKLPVIGIGKHVCGAATDLALRCLVETYAKLCDDKKEGPASKRFKNNATNRTSNYSDESYSEPVTENWSPVAGIVIALCCHHKCDWKHYVGQEFFTTVGLGAMEFNYFKRMTSWATCGMRETTAKTYTTHAKNEEQSNEAEEHEQHGRSVEYNLDSLQGLLTAEDRKQIGHLCKLLIDHGRIEYLQQRGYEAVLQHYTDPSVSLENVLLTAVPHQSSLVPSTA, encoded by the exons GaagaaaacagcagaaaaagaatTCCCTGCCCTTTGGATCCAAAACA TACTGTTTATGAAGATCAGCTACAAAAACACTTGAAAAAGTGTAATTCAAGGGAGAAACCAAAGCCT GTCTACTATGCTCAAGATATTAATGCAGGATTAAAAGGTACAACAGAGCTGCCTGGAGAGCAG GTACCAATTTCTACTCTCTCTGAAGAAGAGTTAGAGGACTTAATTAGAAAGCTAAAAAGAGCAAGTAACT GTATAAATTATGTACTTGAGGACCAAATCCTCTGTCACCAAGCTTTGCGAGAGGCCTTAAATGATCCTAAAAATGGAGATGCAGCTTTTAAGCATTTGAAACAACAG GCTTCTATATTAGGTAACATGGAAAGATTGCATTTGCTTGAACCAGGCAACTGTTTTGTTGAATTTGGAGCAGGACGAGGAAAGCTGTCCCACTGGGTTGATATAGCATTACAAGATTCTAAAGATGTGCATTTTCTTCTTGTTGAAAGGGCAACTACCAGGTTTAAG GTAGATGGTAAGCATagaaaaaattgctttgaaagaCTTCAAGTTGATATCCAGCACTTGTGTTTAA ATAACGTACCTGTTCTTGTGAAAGAGAAGCTACCTGTAATAGGAATTGGAAAGCATGTATGTGGTGCTGCAACAG ATCTTGCTTTGAGGTGTTTAGTTGAAACCTATGCAAAACTCTGTGATGACAAAAAGGAAGGTCCTGCATCAAAACGCTTCAAGAACAATGCAACCAACAGAACATCTAACTATTCTGATGAATCCTATAGCGAGCCTGTAACTGAGAATTGGAGCCCCGTGGCTGGAATTGTTATTGCTCTATGTTGCCATCACAAGTGTGACTGGAAGCATTACGTAGGCCAAGAGTTCTTTACAACAGTAGGACTTGGGGCAATGGAATTCAACTATTTTAAAAGAATGACAAGCTGGGCCACTTGTGGCATGAGAGAAACCACTGCAAAAACCTATACAACTCATGCAAAGAATGAAGAACAAAGCAACGAGGCCGAAGAACATGAGCAGCATGGCAGAAGTGTTGAATATAATTTGGATAGCCTGCAAGG GCTACTAACCGCTGAGGACCGAAAGCAGATAGGTCACCTTTGCAAACTGTTGATTGATCATGGTCGGATTGAATATTTACAGCAGAGGGGGTATGAAGCTGTGTTGCAGCACTATACAGATCCCAGTGTGTCCTTAGAAAATGTACTCTTAACAGCTGTGCCTCATCAGTCTTCACTAGTCCCTTCAACTGCTTAA
- the LRRC39 gene encoding leucine-rich repeat-containing protein 39 — MKPDTESDCGTSMTETSVCIGSFTAVKTLWEVRIQNISEELRKEKEFSKRAAERLTLVWEERVSLAKLKEKLITEDGRAVLKIEQEEWKTLPSCLLKLNHLQEWQLHRTSLVKIPQFIGRFQNLMVLDLSRNSIAEIPREIGQLSNLQELKLSYNKIKTVPKELSNCVSLERLELAVNRDLCELPHQLSNMKKLYHLDLSMNQFTTFPSVIVDMPNLEWLDMGSNQLKEIPGNLDRVENLHTLWLQRNEITHIPESIHNLKNLSTLVLTNNKLQDIPTCLKDMTNLRFVNFRDNPLKLQVTLPPCENAEEEEEQELYGIQFMHAYIQESLNRKENMENDILAGAAVNDK, encoded by the exons ATGAAACCAGACACAGAATCAGATTGCGGAACATCTATGACTGAAACGTCAGTTTGCATTGGCTCATTTACAGCTGTTAAGACACTTTGGGAAGTCAGAATCCAGAACATTAGTGAAGAGCTCCGAAAGGAAAAGGAATTCAGTAAGAGGGCTGCAGAGAG ATTGACACTTGTTTGGGAAGAGAGAGTCAGTTTGGCCAAACTCAAAGAAAAATTAATCACTGAAGATGGAAGAGCTGTTTTAAAGATTGAACAGGAAGAATGGAAG ACTCTACCTTCTTGCTTGCTGAAACTGAACCACCTCCAGGAATGGCAGCTTCACCGAACTAGTTTGGTTAAAATCCCTCAATTCATTGGTCGCTTTCAAAATCTCATGGTTCTGGATTTGTCTCGAAATTCCATTGCGGAAATTCCTAGAGAGATCG GTCAGTTGTCAAATCTCCAAGAGCTGAagctcagttacaataaaattaaaactgtTCCGAAAGAACTAAGCAACTGTGTCAGCTTAGAAAGATTGGAGCTGGCAGTGAACAGAGACCTCTGTGAACTTCCCCACCAG CTCAGCAACATGAAGAAGCTTTATCATCTAGATCTGAGTATGAATCAGTTTACCACATTCCCATCAGTCATTGTGGATATGCCAAACCTGGAATGGTTAGACATGGGAAGCAATCAACTTAAAGAAATCCCTGGCAATCTTGACAG AGTAGAAAACCTACATACTTTGTGGCTTCAAAGGAATGAAATAACTCATATACCAGAATCCATTCATAACTTAAAAAATCTGAGCACTCTTGTCCTTACCAACAATAAACTCCAGGATATTCCTACTTGCCTGAAGGACATGACAAACTTGAG ATTTGTCAACTTCAGAGACAACCCACTGAAGTTGCAGGTAACACTTCCGCCTTGTGAGAATgctgaagaggaagaggaacaggagcTGTATGGAATCCAGTTCATGCATGCATACATTCAAGAGTCACTCAACAGAAAAG AAAACATGGAAAATGATATTCTAGCTGGTGCTGCTGTCAAcgacaagtaa
- the TRMT13 gene encoding tRNA:m(4)X modification enzyme TRM13 homolog isoform X1: MAAEPSVAVSPQPGRCAYFVERKRRFCKMVPAQGKRFCGEHSGHEEENSRKRIPCPLDPKHTVYEDQLQKHLKKCNSREKPKPVYYAQDINAGLKGTTELPGEQQVPISTLSEEELEDLIRKLKRASNCINYVLEDQILCHQALREALNDPKNGDAAFKHLKQQASILGNMERLHLLEPGNCFVEFGAGRGKLSHWVDIALQDSKDVHFLLVERATTRFKVDGKHRKNCFERLQVDIQHLCLNNVPVLVKEKLPVIGIGKHVCGAATDLALRCLVETYAKLCDDKKEGPASKRFKNNATNRTSNYSDESYSEPVTENWSPVAGIVIALCCHHKCDWKHYVGQEFFTTVGLGAMEFNYFKRMTSWATCGMRETTAKTYTTHAKNEEQSNEAEEHEQHGRSVEYNLDSLQGLLTAEDRKQIGHLCKLLIDHGRIEYLQQRGYEAVLQHYTDPSVSLENVLLTAVPHQSSLVPSTA; this comes from the exons GaagaaaacagcagaaaaagaatTCCCTGCCCTTTGGATCCAAAACA TACTGTTTATGAAGATCAGCTACAAAAACACTTGAAAAAGTGTAATTCAAGGGAGAAACCAAAGCCT GTCTACTATGCTCAAGATATTAATGCAGGATTAAAAGGTACAACAGAGCTGCCTGGAGAGCAG CAGGTACCAATTTCTACTCTCTCTGAAGAAGAGTTAGAGGACTTAATTAGAAAGCTAAAAAGAGCAAGTAACT GTATAAATTATGTACTTGAGGACCAAATCCTCTGTCACCAAGCTTTGCGAGAGGCCTTAAATGATCCTAAAAATGGAGATGCAGCTTTTAAGCATTTGAAACAACAG GCTTCTATATTAGGTAACATGGAAAGATTGCATTTGCTTGAACCAGGCAACTGTTTTGTTGAATTTGGAGCAGGACGAGGAAAGCTGTCCCACTGGGTTGATATAGCATTACAAGATTCTAAAGATGTGCATTTTCTTCTTGTTGAAAGGGCAACTACCAGGTTTAAG GTAGATGGTAAGCATagaaaaaattgctttgaaagaCTTCAAGTTGATATCCAGCACTTGTGTTTAA ATAACGTACCTGTTCTTGTGAAAGAGAAGCTACCTGTAATAGGAATTGGAAAGCATGTATGTGGTGCTGCAACAG ATCTTGCTTTGAGGTGTTTAGTTGAAACCTATGCAAAACTCTGTGATGACAAAAAGGAAGGTCCTGCATCAAAACGCTTCAAGAACAATGCAACCAACAGAACATCTAACTATTCTGATGAATCCTATAGCGAGCCTGTAACTGAGAATTGGAGCCCCGTGGCTGGAATTGTTATTGCTCTATGTTGCCATCACAAGTGTGACTGGAAGCATTACGTAGGCCAAGAGTTCTTTACAACAGTAGGACTTGGGGCAATGGAATTCAACTATTTTAAAAGAATGACAAGCTGGGCCACTTGTGGCATGAGAGAAACCACTGCAAAAACCTATACAACTCATGCAAAGAATGAAGAACAAAGCAACGAGGCCGAAGAACATGAGCAGCATGGCAGAAGTGTTGAATATAATTTGGATAGCCTGCAAGG GCTACTAACCGCTGAGGACCGAAAGCAGATAGGTCACCTTTGCAAACTGTTGATTGATCATGGTCGGATTGAATATTTACAGCAGAGGGGGTATGAAGCTGTGTTGCAGCACTATACAGATCCCAGTGTGTCCTTAGAAAATGTACTCTTAACAGCTGTGCCTCATCAGTCTTCACTAGTCCCTTCAACTGCTTAA
- the TRMT13 gene encoding tRNA:m(4)X modification enzyme TRM13 homolog isoform X3 encodes MKLDEDSEALSNLKQNSVHCNPMHVYPKGSPTDFSGTYSQEENSRKRIPCPLDPKHTVYEDQLQKHLKKCNSREKPKPVYYAQDINAGLKGTTELPGEQQVPISTLSEEELEDLIRKLKRASNCINYVLEDQILCHQALREALNDPKNGDAAFKHLKQQASILGNMERLHLLEPGNCFVEFGAGRGKLSHWVDIALQDSKDVHFLLVERATTRFKVDGKHRKNCFERLQVDIQHLCLNNVPVLVKEKLPVIGIGKHVCGAATDLALRCLVETYAKLCDDKKEGPASKRFKNNATNRTSNYSDESYSEPVTENWSPVAGIVIALCCHHKCDWKHYVGQEFFTTVGLGAMEFNYFKRMTSWATCGMRETTAKTYTTHAKNEEQSNEAEEHEQHGRSVEYNLDSLQGLLTAEDRKQIGHLCKLLIDHGRIEYLQQRGYEAVLQHYTDPSVSLENVLLTAVPHQSSLVPSTA; translated from the exons ATGAAACTGGATGAAGATTCTGAGGCTTTGTCGAATCTCAAACAAAACAGCGtgcactgcaatcctatgcatgtgtacccaaaaggaagtcccactgacttcagtggaacttattcccag GaagaaaacagcagaaaaagaatTCCCTGCCCTTTGGATCCAAAACA TACTGTTTATGAAGATCAGCTACAAAAACACTTGAAAAAGTGTAATTCAAGGGAGAAACCAAAGCCT GTCTACTATGCTCAAGATATTAATGCAGGATTAAAAGGTACAACAGAGCTGCCTGGAGAGCAG CAGGTACCAATTTCTACTCTCTCTGAAGAAGAGTTAGAGGACTTAATTAGAAAGCTAAAAAGAGCAAGTAACT GTATAAATTATGTACTTGAGGACCAAATCCTCTGTCACCAAGCTTTGCGAGAGGCCTTAAATGATCCTAAAAATGGAGATGCAGCTTTTAAGCATTTGAAACAACAG GCTTCTATATTAGGTAACATGGAAAGATTGCATTTGCTTGAACCAGGCAACTGTTTTGTTGAATTTGGAGCAGGACGAGGAAAGCTGTCCCACTGGGTTGATATAGCATTACAAGATTCTAAAGATGTGCATTTTCTTCTTGTTGAAAGGGCAACTACCAGGTTTAAG GTAGATGGTAAGCATagaaaaaattgctttgaaagaCTTCAAGTTGATATCCAGCACTTGTGTTTAA ATAACGTACCTGTTCTTGTGAAAGAGAAGCTACCTGTAATAGGAATTGGAAAGCATGTATGTGGTGCTGCAACAG ATCTTGCTTTGAGGTGTTTAGTTGAAACCTATGCAAAACTCTGTGATGACAAAAAGGAAGGTCCTGCATCAAAACGCTTCAAGAACAATGCAACCAACAGAACATCTAACTATTCTGATGAATCCTATAGCGAGCCTGTAACTGAGAATTGGAGCCCCGTGGCTGGAATTGTTATTGCTCTATGTTGCCATCACAAGTGTGACTGGAAGCATTACGTAGGCCAAGAGTTCTTTACAACAGTAGGACTTGGGGCAATGGAATTCAACTATTTTAAAAGAATGACAAGCTGGGCCACTTGTGGCATGAGAGAAACCACTGCAAAAACCTATACAACTCATGCAAAGAATGAAGAACAAAGCAACGAGGCCGAAGAACATGAGCAGCATGGCAGAAGTGTTGAATATAATTTGGATAGCCTGCAAGG GCTACTAACCGCTGAGGACCGAAAGCAGATAGGTCACCTTTGCAAACTGTTGATTGATCATGGTCGGATTGAATATTTACAGCAGAGGGGGTATGAAGCTGTGTTGCAGCACTATACAGATCCCAGTGTGTCCTTAGAAAATGTACTCTTAACAGCTGTGCCTCATCAGTCTTCACTAGTCCCTTCAACTGCTTAA